From a region of the Terriglobia bacterium genome:
- a CDS encoding carboxypeptidase-like regulatory domain-containing protein, translating into MGRKLGCVMILLALALPASAAGKPGTITGFVRSTAGVPQMGAAVEVFSSATRAVTVFTDGRGYYSAAGLIPGIYQVKVTAPSFLPSLRENVALKAGASVLVNVTLSTLFEAMQLLPQHQASRDDEGWKWTLRSAANRPILRVVGNGPVMVSKTGSGQPALKGAVAFVAGSDAEGFGSAGEVSTHFNFEKSLFTAGVLSLKGNVGSGAGPQNGVIRAAYAQKLGDGSTPELALTVRHFANPDLNARMPALQAMSLRLSDSITLADFVDLRFGTEYQTVQFLSRASALKPYGSLAAHLSPDTVLEYRYASAEPNMAASKGFDSSLGDVLESGPRVSMTERGAVLERARHQEVSLSHRHRNTSLQLAGFSDSLHNTALTGAGDLNGPFAQMLPDLYSGTFTYNAGQLSTDGIRVVVQQKFSPELTATVNYSWGGVLDLTTNDVALGQVRSAIHQEWRHSFGVKLAGDVPGSHTRWATSYRAANQKSLTPVDMFDCSPGQMDPYWNVFIRQPIPGTGFLPGKMEALVDLRNLLAQGYVPVIGRDGRTLYLVQSARAVRGGLAFVF; encoded by the coding sequence ATGGGCCGAAAGCTCGGATGCGTAATGATCCTGCTGGCGCTAGCGCTTCCTGCATCGGCGGCCGGGAAACCGGGCACGATCACCGGGTTTGTCCGGAGTACCGCCGGCGTGCCGCAGATGGGGGCGGCGGTGGAAGTGTTCTCCAGCGCGACCCGCGCGGTGACCGTGTTCACCGATGGCCGCGGGTACTACAGCGCCGCCGGACTGATTCCCGGGATCTATCAGGTCAAGGTCACGGCGCCGTCGTTCCTGCCTTCCTTGCGCGAGAACGTGGCGCTGAAGGCGGGCGCCAGCGTGCTGGTGAACGTGACCCTTTCCACGTTGTTCGAAGCGATGCAATTACTGCCGCAACACCAGGCCAGTCGTGACGACGAGGGTTGGAAGTGGACGCTGCGTTCGGCGGCGAACCGGCCCATCCTGCGCGTGGTGGGCAATGGCCCGGTGATGGTGTCGAAGACGGGCAGCGGGCAGCCTGCGCTGAAGGGCGCGGTGGCCTTCGTCGCCGGCAGCGATGCCGAAGGCTTCGGGAGCGCCGGCGAGGTCAGCACCCACTTCAACTTTGAAAAGTCCCTGTTCACCGCCGGAGTGCTGTCGCTGAAGGGCAACGTCGGCTCCGGCGCAGGCCCGCAGAATGGCGTGATTCGAGCTGCCTACGCGCAAAAACTGGGCGATGGCTCGACGCCGGAATTGGCGCTCACCGTGCGCCACTTCGCCAATCCCGATCTGAACGCGCGCATGCCGGCGCTGCAGGCCATGTCGCTGCGGCTGTCCGATTCCATCACGCTGGCTGATTTTGTTGACCTGCGATTCGGGACCGAATATCAGACGGTGCAATTCCTGAGCCGCGCCAGCGCGCTCAAGCCCTACGGATCCTTGGCCGCGCACCTGTCGCCGGACACCGTGCTCGAGTACCGGTACGCCAGCGCCGAGCCCAACATGGCGGCGTCCAAGGGATTCGATTCGTCTCTCGGCGATGTCCTGGAGTCCGGCCCGCGCGTTTCCATGACCGAGCGCGGCGCCGTGCTGGAGCGGGCGCGGCACCAGGAAGTCTCCTTGTCCCATCGCCACCGCAATACCAGCCTGCAGCTCGCGGGCTTTTCCGATTCTCTCCACAACACCGCGTTGACGGGCGCGGGCGATCTCAACGGCCCCTTTGCCCAGATGCTGCCCGACTTGTACTCGGGGACGTTTACCTACAACGCGGGGCAGCTCAGCACCGACGGGATTCGCGTCGTGGTGCAGCAAAAATTTTCGCCGGAATTGACCGCGACCGTGAACTATTCGTGGGGCGGGGTGCTCGACCTGACCACCAATGACGTTGCGCTCGGCCAGGTGCGCTCGGCCATTCACCAGGAGTGGCGGCATTCCTTCGGCGTCAAGCTGGCGGGCGACGTCCCCGGCTCGCACACCCGCTGGGCGACTTCGTATCGGGCGGCGAACCAGAAATCGCTCACCCCGGTGGACATGTTCGATTGCTCGCCGGGGCAGATGGACCCCTACTGGAACGTTTTCATTCGCCAGCCGATTCCGGGGACCGGCTTCCTGCCGGGCAAAATGGAAGCGCTGGTGGATTTGCGCAACCTGCTGGCGCAAGGCTACGTGCCGGTGATCGGACGCGACGGCCGCACTTTGTACCTGGTGCAGTCGGCACGCGCCGTCCGTGGCGGCCTGGCGTTCGTGTTTTAG